A DNA window from Cutaneotrichosporon cavernicola HIS019 DNA, chromosome: 2 contains the following coding sequences:
- the rrp4 gene encoding uncharacterized protein (Exosome complex exonuclease RRP4 N-terminal region) produces MFQVARIPPPPQLLDDMDVDLGEGPSNSVVAPGEVIASAKEYMRGHGTYVESDSIVSSVAGTVQRVNKLISVKPLQSRYVPEVGDLVIGRIADVGAQRWRVEANARQDAVLMLSSVNLPGGVVRRKIESDALKMREFLAEGDLLVAEVQAFFGDGAMSLHTRSLKYGKLRNGQLVVIPPRLVRRLKSHFVHIPKPCGPSGVDVIVGMNGFVWVSLGTSQGAREGGEGFDSEGVYRNDNDPISPAARQAITAVADVIGTLAAHDVPLADALIGEAYNWVQDAGLEAPLSEEDGTRMVADLGLV; encoded by the exons ATGTTCCAGGTAGCCCGCAttccgcctcctccacaacTTTTGGACGAcatggacgtcgacctcggtgaGGGGCCCAGCAACTCTGTTGTGGCTCCCGGCGAGGTCATCGCGAGCGCAAAGGAGTACATGCG cggACACGGGACGTACGTCGAGTCCGACTCCATCGTCTCCTCCGTCGCTGGAACCGTGCAGCGTGTCAACAAGCTCATCAGCGTCAAGCCGCTGCAGTCGCGCTACGTGCCCGAGGTGGGCGACCTTGTCATCGGGCGGATCGCAGATGTCGGCGCACAGCggtggcgcgtcgaggcgaATGCGCGGCAGGACGCCGTGCTCATGCTCTCCTCTGTGAACCTTCCCGGCGGTGTTGTGCGGCGTAAGATTGAGAGTGACGCGCTCAAGATGCGCGAGTTCCTCGCGGAAGGAGAT ctcctcgtcgccgaggtccaGGCGTTCTTCGGCGACGGTGCCATGTCCCTCCACACCCGCTCGCTCAAGTACGGCAAGCTGCGCAATGGACAGCTTGTTGTCATACCACCGCGCCTCGTGCGCCGCCTTAAGAGCCATTTCGTGCACATCCCCAAGCCGTGTGGACCAAGCGGCGTGGACGTCATTGTGGGGATGAATGGCTTCGTGTGGGTGTCGCTCGGTACGAGCCAAGGCGCTcgggagggcggcgagggcttTGACTCGGAGGGCGTGTACCGGAATGACAATGAT CCCATCTCCCCCGCTGCACGGCAGGCAATCACTGCCGTCGCGGACGTGATCGGGACTCTGGCGGCGCACGATGTACCGCTTGCGGACGCACTCATTGGCGAGGCGTACAACTGGGTGCAGGACGCGGGGTTAGAGGCGCCGCtgagtgaggaggacggtACAAGAATGGTGGCAGACCTCGGACTGGTGTAG
- a CDS encoding uncharacterized protein (Carbon-nitrogen hydrolase): MPKLRIALAQTSPVSASLGTIPEQPFTNIDTNLRDIAARVAEAKANGADVVVIPEYGTQGIVDGRQYLTFPAEHIFTFLRKVALNNGVCLVGTVVVGTPHAAVTRLMPRHSPFHHLLDPSVQTQTGEQMEWAEWMHEYVQTQETQPMLKNEAFFIDEKGEMVGAYTKRNLWHPERNYLTAGQNGNRAFDTKWGKAGLLICWDMSHPSDAQALADQGVDLIFVPTYWTATDSHPQLLEFEHEPDYERKMVTSLCFARACETETVWVMCNPGGGGEFMGGSGVWQPLRGRVGGFTASDVGIAYVDIDTDGLKAARELYKIREDFASTALERHVK; the protein is encoded by the exons ATGCCCAAACTTCGCATCGCCCTGGCACAGACCTCGCCCGTCAGCGCGTCGCTGGGGACCATCCCGGAGCAGCCGTTCACGAACATCGACACGAACCTGCGTGACAtcgccgcgcgcgtcgcggagGCCAAGGCAAACGGCGCTGACGTTGTCGTAATCCCGGAGTACGGGACGCAGGGCATCGTTGACGGGCGGCAg TATCTGACGTTCCCCGCCGAGCACATCTTCACGTTCCTGCGCAAGGTCGCGCTCAATAACGGTGTCTGTCTCGTGGGCACGGTGGTGGTTGGCACGCCACACGCAGCGGTCACCAGACTGATGCCGCGCCACTCACCGTtccatcatctcctcgacccgAGCGTGCAGACGCAAACGGGCGAACAGATGGAATGGGCCGAGTGGATGCATGAATACGTGCAGACACAGGAGACGCAGCCTATGCTCAAGAACGAGGCGTTCTTCATCGATGAGAAGGGCGAGATGGTCGGCGCGTACACCAAGCGCAACCTGTGGCATCCCGAGCG GAATTACCTGACCGCTGGTCAGAACGGGAACCGCGCCTTCGACACCAAGTGGGGCAAGGCTGGCTTGCTGATCT GCTGGGACATGTCGCACCCGAGCGACGCGCAGGCTCTGGCTGACCAGGGCGTTGATCTTATCTTCGTTCCGACCTACTGGACCGCGACTGACTCTCACCC CCAACTGCTCGAGTTTGAGCACGAACCCGACTATGAGCGTAAGATGGTGACGTCGCTGTGCTTTGCCCGCGCATGCGAGACTGAGACGGTCTGGGTTATGTGCAACCCcgggggcggcggcgagttcATGGGCGGCTCGGGCGTATGGCAGCCCCTGCGTGGGCGTGTGGGTGGCTTCACGGCGTCAGATGTGGGCATTGCTTATGTCGATATTGACACGGACGGCCTTAAggctgcgcgcgagctTTACAAGATTCGCGAGGACTTTGCGTCGACAGCGTTGGAACGTCATGTCAAGTAG
- a CDS encoding uncharacterized protein (Programmed cell death protein 2, C-terminal putative domain), with translation MKLATIQLSPSHFPRQKMAPRDDASDYSDEEVGTVLLALPDGPMEGPASHTSSFIGGYPAFPAVPAGPSKNPKGKGRAVAATSPPDEVRCGACHKPIPLLSQVYCPLEGGENDRTLYVWACARPGCRRREGSVRAFRASVRNDEYVADVEAKRAEAERIAAEARERARQNPFTVKENAGPGLFGGSQPLFGAAAANPFAAPSVPSPTVPKPKQDEVPTAAVASLSLSDPVAYAPPLPAYQPPQYITTIDEYLDIAEDSDVDIDSDEDEAPEQKAEWREDGWDKLLPKSVDDIFERFARRLASAEDASNQVLRYDFNAVPLPYSSSSPLFKKLFPGAPTRAPSSEEEEVNLAEYFTTKSVPACSRCGAARVFELQLVPQLINVLRPSSLSTTGKVEAGKDNAQTEEERRAEILRLAKGEARGDGEAGEMEWGTVMVFGCEGDCIGVGEEWVGVEWEATAEA, from the exons ATGAAACTCGCTACCATCC AACTCTCACCATCTCACTTTCCACGACAAAAG atgGCGCCGAGGGACGACGCCTCAGATTAcagcgatgaggaggtcggcaccgtcctcctcgctctgcCGGACGGGCCGATGGAGGGACCTGCGTCGCACACCTCGTCGTTTATCGGCGGGTACCCCGCTTTCCCGGCTGTGCCGGCTGGACCATCCAAAAACCCAAAGGGTAAGGGCAGGGCGGTTGCGGCCACGTCACCgcccgacgaggtgcgctGCGGCGCTTGCCACAAGCCCATCCCTCTTCTCTCGCAGGTGTACTGCCCACTAGAGGGTGGCGAGAACGACCGCACGTTGTACGTGTGGGCGTGTGCACGGCCAGGGTGTCGCAGGCGTGAAGGGAGCGTGCGCGCGTTCCGCGCGTCGGTGCGCAACGACGAGTACGTGGCAGACGTCGAGGCTAAGCGCGCGGAGGCTGAGCGAATCGCTGCTGAGGcacgcgagcgcgcacgGCAGAACCCGTTCACCGTCAAGGAAAACGCAGGACCCGGCCTATTTGGCGGGTCACAGCCTCTCTTCGGCGCTGCTGCCGCGAACCCCTTCGCAGCCCCTTCCGTTCCTTCCCCCACCGTTCCCAAACCCAAGCAGGACGAAGTGCCAACAGCTGCCGTCGCGTCCCTATCGCTCTCCGATCCCGTAGCCTACGCACCACCCCTCCCAGCGTACCAGCCTCCTCAGTACATCACGACGATCGACGAGTACCTTGACATTGCTGAGGACTCTGATGTCGACATTGAcagtgacgaggatgaggcaCCAGAACAGAAGGCTGAGTGGCGCGAGGACGGGTGGGACAAGCTCCTCCCAAagagcgtcgacgacatctTTGAGCGCTttgcgcgccgcctcgcctctGCCGAGGACGCAAGCAACCAGGTGCTGCGGTACGACTTCAACGCGGTGCCATTACCGTACAgttcgtcgtcgccgctgtTCAAGAAGCTTTTCCCGGGGGCGCCAACGCGTGCGCCCTcgtccgaggaggaggaagtcaacctcgccgagtACTTTACGACCAAGTCGGTGCCTGCGTGCTCGCGCTGCGGCGCGGCTCGTGTCTTTGAGCTCCAGCTCGTACCGCAGCTCATCAACGTCCTCCGACCATCGTCTCTTAGCACAACCGGCAAGGTAGAGGCTGGCAAGGACAATGCGcagaccgaggaggagcgacgTGCCGAGATCCTCCGCCTCGCAAAGGGCGAAGcccgcggcgacggcgaggcgggtgAGATGGAATGGGGCACGGTCATGGTGTTCGGATGCGAGGGCGACTGCATTggtgttggcgaggagtgGGTCGGGGTCGAGTGGGAGGCCACAGCGGAGGCTTAG
- a CDS encoding uncharacterized protein (zinc finger) has product MARFTNIGLHRKNFVQSAAQEESSQRAAFSAERADARRFKRAEEREVNTTCFACRGTGHAARDCPNILAAAEGANGSAAMLEADELARKAGLVGDNGEESGEESEQAAEDEGKKDKTKGKGKKEKLTGGQVTGGKCYRCNSSAHSLHHCPAPVDPENPTPFATCFVCLGSGHLSAGCPKNPRGVYVNGGACKICHSVAHRAKDCPTQRPEPGFDVKPRGRPALVLGTGEGAGADEDDFMVTRRTATPGEAKGTRAKHLPAKNSARGPAKRPGEEGWFDQDKPVAKKKKVVSF; this is encoded by the exons ATGGCGCGCTTCACCAACATTGGTCTGCACCGCAAGAACTTTGTTCAGTCAGCGGCACAGGAGGAGTCGAGCC AACGTGCTGCCTTCAGCGCGGAACGGGCGgacgcgcgccgcttcAAGCGTGCCGAAGAGCGGGAAGTGAACACGACGTGCTTTGCGTGTCGCGGGACGGGACATGCTGCGCGCGACTGTCCCAATATCCTCGCTGCAGCTGAAGGGGCTAATGGGAGTGCGGCGATGCTCGAGGCGGATGAGCTTGCGCGCAAGGCAGGGTTGGTTGGTGACAACGGGGAGGAGTCTGGGGAAGAGTCTGAACAGGCcgcggaggacgagggcaagaaggacaagacGAAAGGCaaggggaagaaggagaaaCTCACTGGTGGACAGGTTACTGGCGGCAAGTGCTACCG GTGCAACTCGTCTGCACACAGCTTGCACCACTGCCCTGCGCCTGTGGACCCAGAGAACCCGACGCCGTTCGCAACGTGTTTTGTCTGCCTCGGGTCGGGACACCTGTCTGCCGGATGCCCCAAGAACCCAAGGGGCGTATACGTCAACGGCGGTGCGTGCAAGATCTGCCACAGCGTCGCGCACCGCGCCAAGGACTGCCCGACGCAGCGGCCCGAGCCTGGATTCGACGTCAAGCCCAGGGGTAGGCCGGCGCTCGTGCTGGGCACTGGAGAGGGTGCGGGGGCGGATGAAGACGACTTCATGGTCACTCGCCGCACGGCTACGCCTGGTGAGGCCAAGGGCACGCGTGCAAAGCACCTGCCAGCCAAGAACAGCGCACGTGGACCCGCTAAGCGGCCaggcgaggagggttgGTTTGACCAGGACAAGCCGGTtgccaagaagaagaaggtggTCTCGTTCTAG
- the OCA1 gene encoding uncharacterized protein (Tyrosine phosphatase family) has protein sequence MAKIVPPMNFGLVEDGFYRSAQPTELNFTFIEKLGLRSVIWVGAEEPSDVFVSFLDSQGIMLHNLAPQVSLNPHFPPPYCDAGVVPLSGQYHLPPLPPPTEPLIIHALSLLLQPSTFPTLVCCNMGRHRTGTVVGCWRKLQRWALSSILEEYRRYAGMKVRVLNEQFIELFDTDLVSINGDAVVV, from the exons atgGCCAAGATTGTGCCGCCCATGAACtttggcctcgtcgaggacg GGTTCTACCGCTCTGCACAGCCGACCGAGCTCAACTTCACCTTTATCGAGAAGTTGGGCCTGCGCAGCGTCATCTgggtcggcgccgaggaacCCTCAGATGTCTT CGTGTCGTTCCTCGACTCACAGGGTATTATGCTGCACAACCTTGCCCCGCAGGTCAGCCTAAACCCTCACTTCCCGCCACCGTACTGCGATGCCGGCGTGGTCCCCCTCAGCGGGCAGT ACCACCTgcctcctctcccgccaCCAACAGAGCCGCTCATCATCCAcgccctcagcctcctcttACAGCCAAGCACGTTTCCCACGTTGGTGTGCTGCAACATGGGCCGCCACCGCACGGGCACTGTCGTCGGGTGCTGGCGCAAGTTGCAGCGATGGGCGCTGTCAAGCATCCTCGAAGAGTACCGGAGGTACGCGGGGATGAAGGTGCGGGTATTGAACGAGCAG TTCATCGAGCTGTTCGACACGGACCTCGTGTCGATTAACGGCGATGCCGTCGTGGTATAG
- a CDS encoding uncharacterized protein (to TIGR gene model, INSD accession), with protein sequence MTFTLRWGIIATGGISTKFAEDLLVDPSTRGSDVAHKIAAVGSRSVASAQKFIDRLRSDPSPNQWGEDGWNAWGLGNGVLDGAKAYGSYDEVFADPNVDAVYIGTPHTFHHANAKAALLAGKNVLCEKPFTFDLEELDELIAIAKEKKLFLMEAVWTRFHPIAYALQDLLKSGRLGKIKRMSADFSMNYQPDTRPDSNRMIDPEQGGGSLLDQGPYPSVWAMLALHQLPSNTDTDPRVVASYQRIYERSGVDAASTWVVSWKGLAEATLVTDMTASGYDDACVVITCEDADVAIAYPPWRPERLTIVPHSKYEPGNIREREVKEYPTAKAGAGMHYEADEVARCIRDGKTQSERMPLAESRITQRWLDDVRKAGGTVLKTA encoded by the exons ATGACCTTTACTCTGCGCTGGGGAATCATCGCGACGGGCGGTATCTCAACCAAGTTCGCAGAG gacCTCCTCGTTGACCCCTCCACACGGGGCTCGGACGTCGCGCACAAGATCGCGGCGGTAGGTTCGCGGTCGGTTGCCAGCGCACAGAAGTTTATCGACCGGCTGCGTAGCGACCCATCCCCGAACCAGtggggcgaggatggctgGAATGCATGGGGACTGGGGAACGGTGTGCTCGACGGTGCCAAGGCGTACGGGTCATACGACGAGGTCTTCGCCGACCCCAACGTCGACGCAGTGTACATCGGCACGCCGCACACGTTCCACCACGCCAATGCCAAGGCTGCCCTGCTTGCTGGCAAGAACGTGCTGTGCGAGAAGCCGTTCACattcgacctcgaggagctcgatgagctcATCGCTATCGcaaaggagaagaagctcTTCCTCATGGA GGCCGTCTGGACCCGCTTCCACCCCATCGCGTATGCTCTCCAGGACCTCCTCAAGTCTGGACGCCTCGGCAAGATCAAGCGCATGAGCGCGGATTTCAGCATGAATTATCAGCCTGACA CCCGGCCCGACTCTAACCGCATGATCGACCCCGAGCAGGGCGGCGGCTCACTCCTCGACCAGGGCCCGTACCCGAGCGTGTGGGCGATGCTCGCCCTGCACCAGCTCCCGTCCAACACGGACACTGACCCGCGCGTCGTTGCTTCGTATCAGAGGATCTATGAGCgcagcggcgtcgacgcggcgagCACCTGGGTTGTGAGCTGGAAGGGCTTGGCCGAAGCGACTCTCGTTACGGACATGACTGCGAGCGGGTACGACGACGCCTGTGTGGTCATTACGTgcgaggacgccgacgtAGCGATTGCTT ACCCACCTTGGCGCCCCGAGCGACTCACGATCGTTCCGCACTCCAAGTACGAACCGGGAAACATCAGGGAAcgcgaggtcaaggagtACCCTACTGCCAAGGCTGGTGCGGGCATGCACTACGAAGCGGACGAAGTTGCACGGTGTATCCGCGACGGCAAGACGCAGAGCGAGCGCATGCCTCTCGCCGAGAGCCGTATCACGCAGCGctggctcgacgacgtgcgcAAGGCTGGCGGGACTGTGCTCAAGACC GCTTAG
- a CDS encoding uncharacterized protein (Domain present in ubiquitin-regulatory proteins), which yields MSDKETLLSMGFDAARVEWALRATKNAGLQPAMDHILAHNDESVPTAEELAEEHGEEANIPDVGEAKSIKCSECGKTFRSQATASFHAEKSGHTDFEESTEEIKPLTAEEKAAKLTHLKDLLAAKRAAQFKEDEKASRANEALRRKAGQDQGRIKEEMEAKELERDAARKRADKIADQKARAAVKAQIESDKRERAAKAAAEKAAREGRPPPGPTAADAPPKPSAMAAGKSSEAPQTRLQIRLHVGGAPLIKTFPSTSTLVDVAEFVSSENLAYSVDTVKFSMTFPRKVFGPNDMHKSLKDNGLTPSAVLMANV from the exons ATGTCGGACAAGGAGACGCTTCTTTCTATGGGCTTTGATGCGGCGCGTGTCGAGT ggGCCCTCCGCGCGACCAAGAACGCCGGCCTCCAGCCCGCAATGGACCATATCCTCGCTCACAACGACGAGTCCGTTCccacggccgaggagctcgcggaggagcatggcgaggaggccaacATCCCAGACGTAGGCGAAGCCAAGAGCATCAAGTGCTCCGAGTGCGGCAAGACGTTCCGCTCccaggcgacggcgagcttcCATGCTGAGAAGAGCGGACACACGGACTTTGAAGAGAGCacggaggag ATCAAACCTCtcacggccgaggagaaggcggcaAAGCTGACCCATCTCAAGGACTTGCTtgcggccaagcgcgccgcgcagttcaaggaggacgagaaggcctcgcgcgcgaaTGAG gcccTTCGTCGCAAGGCTGGACAGGACCAGGGTCGCATCAAggaagagatggaggccaaggagcttgagcgcgacgctgcgcgcaagcgcgcAGACAAGATCGCCGATCAGAAGGCGCGGGCAGCCGTGAAGGCGCAGATTGAA tcggacaagcgcgagcgtgcagccaaggcggccgccgagaaggctgcgcgcgagggTAGACCACCACCGGGGCCTACCGCAGCCGACGCGCCACCCAAGCCCTCCGCCATGGCTGCGGGCAAGAGCAGCGAGGCACCCCAGACGCGCCTCCAGATCCGTCTGCAcgttggcggcgcgccgctgATCAAGACATTCCCCAGCACAAGCA cgctCGTCGATGTTGCCGAGTTCGTCAGCTCGGAGAACCTCGCGTACTCGGTCGACACAGTCAAGTTCTCGATGACGTTCCCGCGCAAGGTCTTTGGCCCCAACGACATGCACAagtcgctcaaggacaaTGGTctgacgccgagcgcggtGCTCATGGCGAATGTGTAG
- a CDS encoding uncharacterized protein (Peptidyl-tRNA hydrolase PTH2), translating into MLARTLRRMSTQAKAEMAGAVGGEGLAPKPTGLVMQIIVRRDLMTTHGWPVGPLMAQAAHAASAVQHLHADHPDMKRYLAGDDGQAWKIMRKAVLEVADEDALHRLHSSLETAGIPHHLWVEEPEHFPTALAIVPNKRGKALKRALDEAGATLWK; encoded by the exons ATGCTCGCACGCACGCTCAGACGGATGAGCACACAGGCCAAGGCGGAGATGGCCGGAGCGgttggaggagaggggttGGCGCCAAAACCTACCGGGCTGGTGATGCAGATCATCGTGCGACGTGACCTCATGACG acgcACGGCTGGCCCGTCGGGCCGCTCATGGCGCAAGCTGCACACGCTGCGTCTGCCGTGCAGCATCTTCACGCCGACCATCCCGACATGAAGCGATACCTTGCAGGCGACGACGGACAAGCATGGAAGATCATGCGCAAAGCGGTACTCGAagtcgcggacgaggacgcgctgcATCGCCTCCACTCCTCACTAGAAACGGCTGGCATTCCCCACCACTTATGGGTGGAAGAGCC GGAACACTTTCCGACCGCGCTTGCCATCGTTCCCAATAAACGTGGCAAGGCCCTTAagcgcgccctcgacgaggcgggggCTACGCTCTGGAAGTAA
- the MSM1 gene encoding uncharacterized protein (Methionine-tRNA ligase) — protein sequence MRRILLPRLATYRPLGLGGMVRARSLGLRFNSSQPQATETGTLPSFFSPPASEMAKPFYVTTPIFYVNASPHIGHLHTVVLTDVFARFSRLRHPDRQVVFSTGTDEHGLKIQQAAAKAGTSEQAFCDDVSQRFRDLSLRANISHTDFIRTSEERHYAAVEAFWAKLVASGNIYKGTHEGWYSVSDESFFSAKQVEERDGVMIATETGNEVTWETEENWKFRLDAYKPQLEAWLANPESVTPAHYHTAIMKEVEAAGELSISRPSSRVKWGVPVPGDESQTIYVWVDALINYLTVAGYPNAHDAWPADMHVVGQDIIRFHAFHWPALLAAAGEAMPKRVRAHAHWTMHKAKMSKSRGNVADPLAAMDKFGADGVRWYLMRAGGSLPRDSDYSESELEASYGRLQDQLGNLVSRLSSPKVLANVSSFKSVPHLDAALGGLRDQVEAHFEECNISAACEAVLSMLGEVNKFFTESAPWRGDGTAAVVYAYEGLRLAGILTSPILPSKSVELLDRISVPPEKRTWQNAVVTPDVDVIVSRVGEGIKAFKGAPPLFPKIDDDSAQHMLNLHNGRKRK from the exons ATGCGGAGGATCCTGTTGCCACGTCTGGCGACATACCGGCCCTTAGGCTTGGGTGGTAtggtgcgcgcgcgctctctCGGCCTGCGCTTCAACTCCTCGCAGCCACAAGCAACGGAGACAGGCACACtaccctccttcttctccccGCCTGCGTCCGAGATGGCCAAGCCGTTCTACGTGACCACGCCGATCTTCTACGTCAACGCGTCCCCCCACATCGGGCACTTGCACACCGTTGTGCTGACGGACGTGTTTGCCCGCTTCTCGCGCCTCCGGCACCCCGACCGACAGGTTGTATTTAGCACCGGAACGGACGAGCACGGTCTCAAGATCCAGCAGGCCGCAGCCAAGGCCGGGACCTCGGAACAGGCGTTCTGCGACGACGTGTCCCAGCGGTTCCGTGACCTCTCGTTACGCGCGAATATCAGCCACACCGACTTTATCCGTACCTCTGAAGAACGGCATTACGCTGCAGTCGAGGCGTTCTGGGCCAAACTCGTCGCGAGCGGAAACATCTACAAGGGAACACATGAGGGATGGTACTCTGTTTCAGACGAGAGCTTCTTCAGCGCCAAGCAAGTGGAGGAGCGGGATGGGGTCATGATCGCGACTGAGACGGGGAACGAAGTTACTTgggagacggaggagaaCTGGAAgttccgcctcgacgcgtACAAGCCCCAGCTTGAGGCGTGGTTGGCCAACCCAGAGT ctgTGACACCTGCACACTACCACACCGCGATCATgaaggaggttgaggcggcAGGCGAACTGTCCATCTCCCGCCCGTCGAGCCGCGTCAAGTGGGGCGTTCCTGTTCCGGGTGACGAGTCCCAGACGATCTATGTCTGGGTCGACGCACTCATCAACTACCTCACCGTCGCGGGATACCCGAATGCCCACGACGCGTGGCCGGCCGACATGCACGTCGTGGGGCAGGACATCATCCG CTTCCACGCGTTCCACTGGCCCGCTTTGCTGGCTGCAGCGGGCGAGGCCATGCCGAAGCGCGTACGTGCCCACGCACACTGGACGATGCACAAGGCCAAGATGTCCAAGAGCAGGGGTAACGTCGCCGACCCCCTCGCGGCAATGGACAAGTTTGGGGCAGATGGTGTGCGATGGTACCTCATGCGTGCGGGCGGTTCTCTTCCGCGCGACAGCGACTACTCGGAATCTGAGCTCGAGGCAAGCTACGGCCGCCTACAGGACCAGCTTGGCAACCTCGTCTCGcgcctctcctcgcccaaGGTTCTGGCCAACGTTTCCTCTTTCAAGAGCGTGCCTCACTTGGATGCGGCCCTCGGTGGGCTGCGAGACCAAGTCGAGGCCCACTTCGAGGAGTGCAACATTTCCGCAGCGTGCGAGGCAGTACTGAGCATGCTCGGCGAAGTGAACAAGTTCTTCACCGAGTCGGCGCCGTGGCGAGGCGACGGAACGGCAGCGGTGGTTTACGCGTACGAGGGCCTGAGACTGGCAGGTATCCTCACCTCCCCCATCCTGCCGAGTAAGAGCGTCGAGCTTCTTGACCGTATCTCGGTTCCCCCCGAGAAACGGACATGGCAGAATGCAGTCGTGACGCCGGACGTGGACGTGATTGTATCGCGTGTAGGGGAGGGGATTAAGGCGTTTAAGGGTgcccctcctctcttcccaaagatcgacgacgactctGCACAGCACATGTTAAACTTACACAACgggcgcaagcgcaagtaG